A single genomic interval of Bradyrhizobium sp. CCBAU 53338 harbors:
- a CDS encoding RraA family protein: protein MELDTCAVSDALDKLNLPGAVIGVSALTGPTRVAGRAVTTKLGAPLPNLPKRHLGAGAVMAAERGDIIVVEHRGRTDVSGWGGLLSLGAVKKGVSAILIDGACRDLDESRALGLPVFARAAVPVTARGRIAEHSFQEPITFGNVAVKPGDYVLADGSGVVFVDQLRAEEIIATEPRTFLGASGRWRQPSIAAKRSATSWPGTTKIC from the coding sequence ATGGAACTCGACACCTGCGCGGTGTCCGACGCGCTCGACAAGCTCAACTTGCCGGGCGCTGTCATCGGAGTCTCGGCCCTCACCGGCCCGACGCGAGTCGCCGGACGAGCCGTTACGACGAAGCTCGGCGCACCTCTGCCGAACCTCCCGAAACGCCACCTCGGCGCGGGAGCGGTGATGGCGGCAGAACGTGGCGACATCATCGTCGTCGAGCATCGCGGACGGACCGATGTGTCTGGCTGGGGCGGCCTGCTCAGCCTCGGCGCCGTCAAGAAGGGCGTTTCCGCTATTCTGATTGACGGCGCCTGCCGAGACCTTGATGAAAGTCGCGCGCTCGGGCTTCCGGTCTTTGCGCGCGCAGCCGTACCCGTGACCGCTCGCGGCCGGATCGCGGAGCATTCGTTCCAGGAGCCGATCACGTTCGGCAACGTCGCCGTCAAGCCGGGAGACTATGTCCTAGCCGATGGCAGCGGCGTGGTGTTCGTCGACCAACTCCGCGCCGAGGAGATCATCGCTACGGAGCCGAGGACATTTTTGGGCGCGAGCGGGCGATGGCGGCAGCCATCGATCGCGGCGAAGCGATCGGCAACGTCATGGCCGGGAACTACGAAGATATGCTGA
- a CDS encoding RraA family protein, translating to MTQDAAENLKTFGVTTLSDALDRLGIEGQCLGIMPFARSMRLAGPAFTIRMLPTGQSGGSVGDYIDDVQPGQIVVIDNDGRMDATVWGDILTLVADRRGIGGTVIDGVCRDIDRSIELDYPIYARANTMRTGKDRVTADAYNVTVQIAGIRIAPGDWLVGDGDGVICIPASRVQEVIEVAGQIAAAEEKIREAVLRGDRLDETRKKLRYHALQTRESGAKA from the coding sequence ATGACACAGGACGCGGCTGAAAACCTCAAGACATTCGGGGTGACGACCCTGTCAGATGCACTGGATCGACTGGGCATCGAGGGGCAGTGTCTCGGGATCATGCCGTTTGCGCGCTCGATGCGTCTTGCCGGCCCGGCCTTTACGATCCGAATGCTACCGACCGGCCAGAGCGGCGGTTCGGTCGGCGACTATATCGATGATGTGCAGCCCGGCCAGATCGTCGTCATCGACAATGACGGTCGCATGGACGCCACGGTCTGGGGCGACATTCTGACCCTGGTCGCCGACCGCCGCGGCATCGGCGGCACCGTCATTGACGGCGTCTGCCGCGATATCGACCGCAGCATCGAACTCGACTATCCGATCTATGCCCGGGCCAACACGATGCGGACTGGCAAGGATCGCGTCACTGCCGACGCCTACAATGTGACCGTGCAAATTGCCGGTATCCGCATCGCGCCTGGCGATTGGCTGGTCGGGGATGGCGACGGCGTGATCTGCATCCCGGCGAGCCGCGTCCAAGAGGTGATCGAAGTCGCCGGACAGATCGCAGCCGCAGAGGAGAAGATCCGCGAAGCCGTGCTGCGCGGCGATCGCCTCGACGAGACACGGAAGAAGTTGCGCTACCATGCGCTGCAAACGCGCGAGAGCGGCGCCAAGGCTTGA
- a CDS encoding GGDEF domain-containing protein: protein MNDPLMTLGDVYRRTVRDVAIGLVLTVPLVWLAYAYLFGPEGNVSSLYATGCVALLGTLASIGIGGAMSLRSNLLQQKLIATQAELLRLSRVDQLTGLLNRRGFNEVAAKALAEAYDRHLPAIGLMMDIDRFKGINDQYGHDFGDAVLVEIGDVLKSFAKEHSLVIGRHGGEEFAALLLGVSPSDAVLLAEQLRQACGQREVARNGALTKVTVSIGLAVSKGSEGLSKVLGLADEALYRAKRAGRDQVSVRYSDTIGVSALGFT from the coding sequence ATGAATGATCCCTTAATGACGTTGGGAGATGTGTACCGTCGGACGGTTCGCGACGTTGCGATCGGGCTTGTCTTAACTGTTCCGCTGGTTTGGCTAGCATACGCCTATCTGTTCGGACCGGAGGGCAACGTGAGCAGCCTTTATGCGACAGGTTGCGTCGCTCTGCTTGGTACGCTCGCCTCCATTGGAATTGGAGGCGCCATGAGCCTGCGCAGCAACCTGCTGCAGCAAAAGTTGATCGCGACCCAGGCCGAGCTCCTAAGACTTTCGAGAGTTGACCAACTCACCGGTCTCTTGAATCGAAGAGGATTTAACGAGGTTGCAGCCAAGGCTCTCGCAGAGGCATACGATCGTCACCTTCCCGCTATAGGCTTGATGATGGATATCGATCGGTTCAAGGGCATAAATGATCAATACGGTCATGATTTCGGTGATGCGGTGCTGGTTGAAATCGGGGACGTGCTCAAGTCGTTCGCGAAGGAGCATAGCCTCGTGATTGGCAGGCATGGAGGCGAAGAATTCGCGGCGCTGCTGTTGGGCGTATCTCCGAGCGATGCAGTTTTACTCGCTGAGCAGTTGCGGCAGGCTTGCGGGCAGAGAGAAGTTGCCCGAAATGGTGCCTTGACCAAGGTCACGGTTAGCATTGGGCTGGCGGTTTCCAAGGGAAGCGAGGGATTGTCGAAAGTACTTGGCCTTGCAGACGAAGCTTTGTATCGCGCCAAGCGTGCAGGGCGAGATCAGGTTTCGGTGCGCTATAGCGATACCATTGGCGTTTCCGCTTTGGGCTTCACCTAA
- a CDS encoding benzaldehyde dehydrogenase: MKEMVSDNIVAGSVLTGQFFTGEWSSSKSAFEAVEPATGAVIGKVGLASAVDIGSASANARQAQVSWAATAPDARENILLKACEVGERYRDDIVTWIMRESGAVRLKAEIELAGTLKAIRLAAAMPSQAQGNVLPSPGGRISFVRRRPLGVIGVISPFNFPLYLAERAIAPALAVGNAVVVKPDLRTAICGGFVIARLFELAGVPKGVLQVLPGREDAGEALCKDPNVAMIQFTGSSRAGRMVGQVAGQHLKKVSLELGGKNSLIILDDADLDTAVRAAAFSAFFHQGQVCMSAGRILVQRNIFDAFSDALVRYAKTLKVGNPLDPSVALGPMINQHQLNHALTLIDRSVTEGARLLTGGKAEGLFLQPSVLAEISPTNPAYRDELFAPVAVLVPFETDVQAGQMANDTEYGLSAVIISRNIGRAMAIGEQLRTGLLHINDQTINDDVVNPFGGSGTSGNGTSIGGIANWEEFTQWQWVTIKAELQPYSL; encoded by the coding sequence ATGAAAGAAATGGTTAGCGACAACATCGTGGCAGGCTCGGTGCTGACTGGGCAATTCTTCACGGGCGAATGGTCATCTAGCAAATCCGCCTTTGAGGCAGTCGAACCTGCGACCGGTGCGGTGATTGGTAAGGTTGGTCTTGCAAGCGCGGTCGACATTGGGAGCGCTTCTGCGAATGCACGGCAGGCGCAGGTCTCGTGGGCCGCGACGGCGCCAGATGCACGCGAAAACATACTTCTAAAGGCGTGCGAAGTCGGCGAGCGTTATAGGGATGACATCGTCACCTGGATCATGCGAGAGAGCGGCGCGGTCCGCTTGAAGGCTGAGATCGAGCTCGCAGGTACGCTCAAAGCAATCCGGCTTGCGGCTGCGATGCCCTCGCAAGCTCAAGGGAACGTGCTTCCAAGCCCGGGAGGGCGCATCAGCTTCGTGCGGCGACGCCCACTCGGGGTGATCGGCGTGATATCACCCTTCAATTTCCCGCTCTACCTTGCCGAGCGCGCCATTGCGCCGGCCCTGGCCGTCGGAAACGCGGTGGTAGTCAAGCCGGATCTGCGGACTGCTATTTGTGGTGGCTTCGTTATTGCGCGCCTCTTCGAATTGGCGGGTGTGCCGAAAGGCGTTCTTCAGGTGCTGCCCGGTCGAGAGGATGCTGGTGAGGCTCTGTGCAAGGACCCCAATGTGGCGATGATCCAATTTACCGGGTCGAGCAGGGCGGGGCGAATGGTCGGACAGGTGGCTGGACAGCATCTCAAGAAGGTGTCCCTCGAACTTGGCGGCAAGAACTCACTTATCATCCTAGACGACGCAGATCTGGATACCGCCGTTCGTGCCGCCGCCTTTTCGGCGTTCTTTCATCAAGGACAAGTTTGCATGAGCGCTGGACGCATTCTCGTGCAGAGAAACATCTTCGACGCTTTCAGCGATGCGCTCGTCAGATATGCGAAGACTTTGAAAGTTGGCAACCCTCTCGACCCTTCCGTTGCCCTCGGTCCGATGATCAATCAGCATCAGCTAAATCATGCACTAACCCTGATTGACCGCTCCGTCACCGAGGGAGCTCGGCTGCTAACGGGAGGCAAGGCGGAGGGCCTGTTTCTTCAGCCCTCCGTGCTGGCGGAGATCTCACCCACCAATCCGGCCTATCGTGACGAGCTCTTCGCTCCGGTCGCGGTGCTTGTCCCATTTGAGACGGATGTACAGGCCGGGCAAATGGCGAATGATACCGAATATGGGCTCTCTGCTGTGATCATCTCGCGCAACATCGGCAGGGCAATGGCAATTGGCGAGCAATTACGAACGGGTTTGCTACACATCAATGATCAGACGATCAACGACGATGTGGTCAATCCCTTCGGCGGCTCCGGCACATCGGGCAATGGCACATCGATCGGCGGTATCGCTAACTGGGAAGAGTTCACTCAATGGCAATGGGTGACGATCAAAGCTGAGCTGCAGCCCTATTCACTCTAA